The Candidatus Eremiobacteraceae bacterium genome segment AAGAACGTCCACGCGATCGTCGAGTTGACGTTGATGCCCATCAGCGCAGCGGCATCGCGGTCCTGTGCCGTGGCGCGCATGGCCTTGCCGATCTTGGTGTTATAGATGAACAGCTGCAGCACGATCATCATCGCCACGCTCACCGCGACGACCAGCAGCTCGCGCGCGTCCACGTGCACGCCGTTGAACGCGAACGTCGGGTTCGGCAAGAACTGCGGGAATGAGATCTCCGATGGGCCTTTCCAGTTGCGCATGATGCCTTGCAGCAGGAACGACACGCCGATCGCCGTGATGAGCGGCGCCAGGCGCGGCGCGTTGCGCAGCCGGCGATACGCCAGGCGCTCGATGAGCACCCCGATGACCCCGCACAGCAGCGCCGCAAGCGCGATGACCAGCAGTGCGATGAGCGCGCCTTGCCAGCCGCCGATCACGTGGCCGCCCTCCGCGACGCCGATGGCTGCAAGAATCGCGATGCATAGAAACGTCCCGAGCGTGTAGACGTCGCCGTGGGCGAAATTGATCAGCTCGACGATGCCGTACACCATGGTATAGCCTAAGGCGATGAGGGCGTACATCCCGCCTTGGGCTATGCCGTTGATGAGCTGTTGTAGGAAGTATGCCAACGCGGGCAGCCGCGGTTACGGTGTGCCCGCGAAGTTCTGCTGGGTCACGAAGACCCACTTATCCTTGACGGCCTCGTAGAACGAGATGATGCGGTTGGTCGTGTCGCCGTTCGGGTCGAACGAGAACGTGCCGACGACGCTTGGGAAATCCTT includes the following:
- a CDS encoding branched-chain amino acid ABC transporter permease, encoding MAYFLQQLINGIAQGGMYALIALGYTMVYGIVELINFAHGDVYTLGTFLCIAILAAIGVAEGGHVIGGWQGALIALLVIALAALLCGVIGVLIERLAYRRLRNAPRLAPLITAIGVSFLLQGIMRNWKGPSEISFPQFLPNPTFAFNGVHVDARELLVVAVSVAMMIVLQLFIYNTKIGKAMRATAQDRDAAALMGINVNSTIAWTFFIGSALAGVAGFISGMYFGTTMFTNGYQAGLKAFTAAVLGGIGNIAGAMLGGFLIGIVEAFTSGYISDQWTNVVVFSILVLILVFRPAGLLGEQLPEKV